A single genomic interval of Macadamia integrifolia cultivar HAES 741 chromosome 6, SCU_Mint_v3, whole genome shotgun sequence harbors:
- the LOC122080953 gene encoding pentatricopeptide repeat-containing protein At2g17033: MAGRVQVSLPFSWNLHNQHKQRPPLSATIFALSKQGHRFFSSLAAAAGDDSSTHRLIRKFVASSSKPIALDALSHLLSSDNIHPNLSYLALPFYVRITTTSWFYWNPKLVSSLIALLDQQGQFEEAETLLSESFQKLGFRDLAFFYFDLIDSYSKRGSKKGVMGAYGHLKQLLFNSPNFSLRRRASETMIRGFCTLDLPHEAEEFLEMTASAGFKPSPYEFRCIINGYGRKGSLMEMRRVLGLMEDAGYVLDTICSNIVLSSYGTHSELSEMVSWLHKMKDSGIQFSVRTYNSVLNSCPTIMSFLQEPKLLPLSMEDLIEKLPREEGLLVEELIGSPVLVETLKWSCSEGTLDLHGMHLGSALLIMLQWMEELRSGFHSGRLVVPAAIIVVCGAGRHSGVRGESLVKALVKEMMVRLKSPLRIDRKNVGCFVAKGKAVKEWLCLQN, translated from the exons ATGGCAGGGAGAGTACAAGTGTCCCTGCCTTTCTCATGGAATCTCCACAACCAGCACAAGCAGCGGCCACCGTTGTCTGCCACCATCTTTGCTCTGAGCAAGCAGGGCCACCGTTTCTTCTCCTCCCTTGCCGCCGCAGCTGGAGACGACTCCTCCACCCACCGTCTGATCCGGAAGTTCGTCGCGTCATCATCAAAGCCCATTGCTCTCGACGCCCTCTCCCATCTCCTCTCCTCCGACAACATCCACCCTAACCTCTCCTATCTGGCTCTCCCC TTCTACGTGAGGATCACCACAACTTCTTGGTTTTATTGGAACCCTAAGCTGGTGTCATCTCTAATTGCTTTACTGGACCAGCAAGGACAGTTTGAAGAAGCAGAAACTCTACTCTCCGAATCGTTTCAGAAGTTAGGGTTTCGAGACCTGGCTTTTTTTTACTTCGATCTGATTGATTCCTACTCCAAGCGCGGATCGAAGAAAGGGGTTATGGGGGCTTACGGACATCTGAAGCAACTCCTGTTCAATTCCCCTAATTTTTCTCTGAGACGACGAGCTTCAGAGACGATGATACGAGGGTTTTGTACCCTTGATCTTCCCCATGAAGCCGAGGAATTTTTGGAGATGACGGCTTCAGCTGGATTCAAGCCCTCTCCCTATGAATTCAGGTGTATCATAAATGGGTATGGGAGAAAGGGATCTTTGATGGAGATGCGAAGGGTTCTTGGACTGATGGAGGATGCAGGGTACGTTTTGGATACAATCTGCTCCAATATCGTTCTTTCGTCGTATGGCACCCATTCAGAGCTATCAGAAATGGTATCTTGGCTTCACAAAATGAAGGATTCAGGCATTCAATTCTCGGTTCGCACTTACAATTCCGTCCTAAATTCATGCCCCACAATTATGTCGTTTCTTCAAGAGCCTAAGCTTCTTCCCCTTTCCATGGAAGACCTGATTGAGAAGTTGCCGAGAGAAGAGGGTTTGCTGGTTGAAGAACTGATTGGATCGCCGGTGCTAGTGGAAACCTTGAAATGGAGTTGTTCCGAGGGGACATTGGATTTGCACGGAATGCATTTGGGTTCTGCTTTGTTGATCATGTTACAGTGGATGGAAGAGCTGAGATCAGGATTCCATAGCGGAAGGTTGGTCGTTCCAGCGGCGATTATTGTTGTCTGTGGGGCGGGAAGGCATAGTGGCGTTAGGGGAGAGTCGCTGGTGAAAGCACTGGTTAAAGAGATGATGGTTCGGTTGAAAAGCCCTTTGAGAATTGATCGGAAAAACGTTGGTTGCTTTGTCGCCAAAGGGAAAGCAGTGAAGGAATGGCTATGTTTGCAGAACTAG